A stretch of Methanobrevibacter sp. YE315 DNA encodes these proteins:
- a CDS encoding TIGR04076 family protein, which produces MKKVKITVMKKVRHDDLIEEYENPLEHECDVEVGDVFVANGWVKPDNFCDSAWESLSPFVMALANGASDFYGGWMKNKKSAMISCNDGFRPVSFLLETLDDDAD; this is translated from the coding sequence ATGAAAAAAGTTAAAATTACAGTCATGAAAAAAGTCAGACATGATGATTTGATTGAAGAATATGAAAATCCCCTTGAGCATGAATGTGATGTTGAAGTGGGTGATGTTTTTGTAGCTAATGGTTGGGTTAAACCGGATAATTTTTGTGATAGTGCATGGGAAAGTCTTTCACCTTTTGTAATGGCTTTAGCTAATGGGGCCAGTGATTTCTACGGTGGATGGATGAAAAATAAAAAATCTGCAATGATATCATGCAATGATGGCTTTAGGCCTGTAAGTTTTCTTTTGGAAACATTGGATGATGATGCGGATTAA
- a CDS encoding DUF6434 domain-containing protein, with protein sequence MVQLTRNLKAEDFKQYYFLKDELKDFCRSEGLKVSGSKEDLENRIIHYLSTGEALTEPNIKQFSNEASSEITLDSRLGENFRCSEDKREFFEKEIGSTFKFKVKFQKWLKSNPDKTYRDAIDAYRELQNSKEKTEIGKQFQYNQYIRDFFEDNDDKSLDDAIRCWKYKKGLKGHNRYEKSDLEIL encoded by the coding sequence ATGGTTCAATTAACTCGAAACTTAAAAGCGGAAGATTTTAAGCAGTATTATTTCTTGAAAGATGAATTAAAGGATTTTTGCAGGTCTGAAGGTTTAAAGGTCAGTGGAAGTAAAGAGGACTTGGAAAATAGGATAATTCATTATCTATCCACTGGTGAAGCGTTAACAGAACCTAACATTAAACAATTTTCAAATGAAGCATCATCTGAAATTACCTTGGATTCAAGATTGGGTGAAAATTTCAGATGCAGCGAGGACAAAAGAGAATTTTTTGAAAAGGAAATAGGTTCCACTTTCAAATTTAAAGTTAAGTTTCAAAAATGGTTAAAGTCAAATCCTGATAAAACTTATAGGGATGCAATCGATGCATATCGGGAGCTCCAGAATTCAAAAGAAAAAACTGAAATAGGCAAGCAGTTCCAATACAACCAATATATCAGGGATTTCTTTGAAGATAATGATGATAAGTCATTAGATGATGCAATTAGGTGTTGGAAATATAAAAAGGGTCTTAAAGGCCATAACCGTTATGAAAAAAGTGATTTGGAGATATTATGA
- a CDS encoding redox-regulated ATPase YchF, translated as MLQIAVCGKPNVGKSSFFNSATASTVEMANYPFTTIDANKAVAHVIKDCPCKELGVTCNPHNSICIDGKRLLPIELIDVAGLVPGAHEGKGLGNKFLDDLMQAKVFINVIDASGSTDLEGNPVDPGSHDPLEDLEFLENEIVMWMYGILSKNWVRLVRKVGAEHLDISKVLFDQLSGTGIAIEDIIEAKRTIEPDYNKWEEEDLIELTRNILHIAKPMMIIANKADLPTSAANIERIKEKYPNVIPTSAESEIALVRAAEAGLISYVSGEDHFEILKADELNPNQVKALEYIQTNILDKYGSTGVQDALNYGIFDLLDRIVVYPVQDEHKYTDQKGNVLPDGFLVKRGTTPRELAYIVHTDIGDKFMHAVDARTHMRVASDYELKDGDIISIVTRG; from the coding sequence ATGCTTCAAATTGCAGTTTGTGGAAAACCAAATGTAGGAAAATCCTCTTTTTTCAATTCAGCAACAGCATCTACTGTAGAAATGGCAAATTATCCATTTACAACTATTGATGCGAATAAGGCTGTTGCTCATGTAATTAAGGATTGTCCATGTAAAGAGTTAGGTGTTACTTGTAATCCTCACAATTCAATATGCATTGACGGGAAAAGATTGCTCCCAATTGAATTGATAGATGTTGCAGGATTGGTTCCTGGAGCGCATGAAGGAAAAGGATTGGGTAACAAATTTTTAGATGATTTAATGCAAGCTAAAGTATTTATAAACGTTATTGATGCTTCAGGTTCAACAGACCTTGAAGGAAACCCGGTTGATCCCGGAAGCCATGACCCGCTTGAGGATCTGGAATTTCTAGAAAACGAAATTGTAATGTGGATGTATGGAATATTATCTAAGAATTGGGTAAGGCTTGTAAGAAAGGTTGGCGCTGAACATTTGGACATTTCAAAAGTATTGTTTGATCAATTGTCAGGTACCGGAATAGCTATTGAAGACATTATTGAAGCTAAAAGAACTATCGAACCTGATTATAACAAGTGGGAAGAGGAAGATTTGATTGAATTAACAAGAAATATCCTACATATTGCCAAACCGATGATGATTATTGCAAATAAGGCGGACCTGCCGACATCTGCTGCAAACATTGAAAGAATTAAGGAAAAATATCCTAATGTAATTCCAACTTCAGCAGAATCTGAAATAGCCCTTGTCAGAGCAGCGGAAGCCGGTTTGATTTCATATGTTTCAGGCGAAGACCACTTTGAAATATTGAAGGCAGACGAATTAAATCCAAATCAGGTAAAAGCACTTGAATACATCCAAACCAATATTTTGGACAAATACGGAAGTACTGGTGTTCAAGATGCCTTAAATTATGGCATTTTTGACTTACTTGATAGGATTGTTGTTTATCCTGTTCAGGATGAACATAAATACACAGACCAAAAGGGTAATGTGTTGCCAGATGGATTTTTAGTCAAAAGGGGCACAACCCCTCGTGAACTGGCTTATATTGTCCACACTGATATCGGTGATAAGTTCATGCATGCTGTTGATGCAAGGACACATATGCGCGTAGCCAGTGATTATGAGCTGAAAGATGGTGACATTATAAGTATTGTAACTAGAGGATAA
- a CDS encoding metallophosphoesterase: MKDEDVERPQAMIIRQGIQDAMTHSLPDKKFSPDEIDLVEVDIGLKNLGWNFNNFRILNLTDIHLGQWINPEYLDELVDYVNTLNIDLITLTGDYFSYIIKGYEKSLQNSLKKLKAKYGKFGVLGNHDHWMDADEIREIFKNSDVVDLSNDVYTLERNGDFLNICGVDSCTVCADNLDKVIAKMPKNVPSILLVHEPDFAKESSQTNMFDLQISGHSHGGQFIIPKFETTPLRGPNSTMYPVGLYKVGNMTQYTSKGLGTNSFRIRINCKPEITVITLKTNKRQKIKIE; encoded by the coding sequence ATGAAAGATGAAGATGTTGAACGACCCCAAGCCATGATAATTCGTCAAGGAATTCAAGATGCAATGACACATTCCCTTCCGGACAAGAAGTTTTCACCAGATGAAATTGATCTGGTAGAAGTGGATATCGGATTAAAAAACCTAGGATGGAATTTTAATAATTTCAGAATATTGAACTTGACAGATATCCATTTAGGCCAATGGATCAATCCCGAATATCTGGATGAACTTGTTGACTACGTGAATACACTAAACATTGACCTAATCACATTAACTGGAGATTATTTCTCATATATCATTAAGGGTTACGAAAAGTCCCTGCAGAATTCCTTGAAAAAACTAAAAGCGAAATACGGTAAATTTGGAGTACTGGGAAATCATGACCATTGGATGGATGCCGATGAAATCAGGGAAATTTTCAAGAATTCCGATGTCGTTGATTTAAGCAATGATGTTTATACGCTTGAAAGAAATGGTGATTTTCTAAATATCTGTGGCGTTGACAGCTGCACTGTATGTGCCGACAATCTAGATAAGGTAATAGCCAAAATGCCTAAAAATGTGCCAAGCATCCTGCTTGTACACGAACCCGATTTTGCAAAAGAATCCTCACAAACCAACATGTTCGACCTTCAGATTTCAGGCCATTCACATGGTGGGCAGTTCATTATTCCAAAATTTGAAACAACACCACTTAGAGGCCCAAATTCAACAATGTATCCTGTCGGATTGTATAAAGTTGGAAACATGACTCAATACACAAGCAAAGGCCTTGGAACAAACTCTTTTAGAATAAGAATAAACTGCAAACCAGAAATAACAGTAATTACCTTAAAAACTAATAAACGACAAAAGATAAAGATAGAATGA
- a CDS encoding phage holin family protein, with the protein MIKNRLISSLKTIITGALIFLANVIAIYAVDFISEDFTIGPWYNAIIIVIAFAIASALLWPIFRRFFMKIIIFTFGIASLFINSIIFYITSLFVPGVYTGIYGMLQVPIVIAISTTLVTNITNTSYYDRYMKTILNYALKQKTPYKKRYPGLIMLEIDGLSINTLKMAIDKGVMPNIKRWLDEKSHTLKGWETDLSSQTGASQAGILHGNNKNIIAYRWVEKENNNKIVVSGKLSDAPELEEKISNGEGLLVNGISVANMFSGDSKIPTLTSSKLNGLSNIYNKTLNAVFLDSYNFQRLFILFLWDIILEISSQIKHYLKNIRPRMRRTIVYAAVRAGANVVLREVTTDVLTSEILTGDIDTAYATFMGYDEIAHHSGVRDEDVWGTLKRIDSQFSKIKSAIEMSDRDYEMVILSDHGQSNGATFKQRYGITLGDYVRRLLPEDLKIFKTKYNIDHFRDAVIPENKQIKSIKEKVGDIRDELFEDNEPLQNIKGGLAKRKPKLIFENEQYLNLRKKYTNSLDYIEGYESTELTTKKAEDSELIVLGSGNLGLIYLTQWKQRLNYEEIVLLFPDLIPGLVKHPGIGFILVNSISNGGMVIGQEGIYYLDNDEVVGKNPLEGFGENAAMHLKRENSFDNMPDLLVNSFYDEKLDEVCAFEELIGSHGGLGGDQTKPFILYPYDWKDPGELIGASSIYHFLKNEIEELKS; encoded by the coding sequence ATGATAAAGAACAGATTAATTTCATCCTTAAAAACAATAATTACAGGCGCATTAATATTTCTTGCAAACGTAATTGCAATCTATGCAGTAGATTTTATCAGCGAGGATTTCACAATAGGCCCATGGTACAATGCAATCATTATTGTAATTGCCTTTGCAATTGCAAGTGCATTATTATGGCCAATTTTCAGAAGGTTTTTCATGAAGATTATCATATTTACCTTTGGGATTGCATCACTGTTTATAAATTCCATTATTTTTTATATAACCTCATTGTTTGTTCCTGGCGTTTATACTGGAATCTACGGAATGCTACAGGTTCCGATTGTAATTGCAATATCCACAACACTAGTTACAAACATTACAAACACAAGTTACTATGACAGATACATGAAAACCATCCTTAATTATGCCCTTAAACAAAAAACACCATATAAAAAAAGGTATCCTGGATTGATTATGCTTGAAATAGACGGCCTATCAATAAATACCTTGAAGATGGCTATCGATAAGGGCGTGATGCCCAATATTAAAAGATGGTTAGATGAAAAAAGCCACACATTAAAGGGCTGGGAAACAGATTTGTCTTCACAAACCGGTGCAAGCCAGGCAGGAATACTGCATGGAAACAACAAAAACATCATTGCATACAGATGGGTTGAAAAAGAAAACAACAACAAGATTGTTGTTTCCGGAAAATTAAGCGACGCACCAGAACTCGAAGAAAAAATCAGCAACGGCGAAGGTTTGCTTGTAAACGGGATTAGTGTTGCAAACATGTTTTCCGGAGACAGTAAAATCCCTACATTGACATCTTCCAAATTAAACGGATTATCCAACATCTACAATAAAACATTGAATGCCGTTTTTCTGGATTCCTATAACTTCCAAAGATTATTCATATTGTTTTTATGGGATATAATTCTTGAAATTTCATCACAAATAAAACATTATCTGAAAAACATACGCCCTCGTATGAGAAGAACAATCGTCTATGCTGCAGTTAGAGCTGGAGCTAATGTAGTTTTAAGGGAAGTTACAACTGATGTTTTAACAAGTGAAATACTCACCGGAGATATTGATACCGCATATGCAACATTTATGGGATATGATGAGATAGCTCACCATTCAGGGGTTCGCGATGAAGACGTTTGGGGCACATTAAAAAGAATCGATTCACAATTTTCAAAAATCAAATCAGCTATAGAAATGAGTGATAGGGATTATGAAATGGTAATCTTATCAGATCATGGCCAGTCAAATGGCGCAACATTCAAACAGAGATACGGAATAACCTTGGGAGACTACGTTAGAAGATTGCTTCCTGAAGATTTGAAAATCTTTAAGACAAAATATAATATTGACCACTTCAGAGACGCAGTCATTCCTGAAAACAAGCAAATAAAAAGCATAAAAGAAAAAGTAGGAGATATTCGCGACGAATTGTTTGAAGATAATGAGCCATTACAGAACATTAAAGGAGGACTCGCAAAAAGGAAACCTAAACTAATATTTGAAAATGAACAATACTTGAACCTAAGAAAAAAATACACAAATAGTTTGGACTACATTGAAGGGTATGAAAGCACCGAACTAACTACAAAAAAGGCAGAAGATTCAGAATTAATAGTATTAGGTTCAGGGAATTTAGGTTTAATCTACTTAACACAATGGAAACAGCGACTGAATTATGAAGAAATCGTTTTGCTATTTCCTGATTTGATTCCAGGACTTGTTAAGCATCCGGGAATCGGATTTATACTTGTTAATTCAATTTCCAATGGAGGAATGGTGATAGGTCAAGAAGGAATCTACTATTTGGATAACGATGAAGTTGTTGGTAAAAACCCTCTCGAAGGCTTTGGTGAAAATGCCGCCATGCATTTAAAACGCGAAAATTCATTTGACAACATGCCTGACCTCCTTGTAAACAGTTTTTATGATGAAAAGCTTGATGAAGTTTGCGCATTTGAAGAGTTAATCGGCTCTCATGGAGGTCTTGGAGGAGACCAAACAAAACCGTTCATATTATATCCTTATGATTGGAAAGACCCTGGAGAGCTAATCGGAGCTTCCTCAATATATCACTTCCTGAAAAATGAAATCGAAGAATTAAAATCTTAA
- a CDS encoding cobalt-precorrin-7 (C(5))-methyltransferase translates to MTGKIYIIGIGPGASEYLTKKAIDTVKTSDYTVGSTRAIELFDDVQNKIAFNVKELLDKLEEGVQLACDGNTVSILSTGDPGFSGVLNTVLRISAEKDFPKENIEVIPGISSLQLAAAKCHIQWDNANVMTFHGRENIEDILPVINNGKTTIALPSRKVKDMAQFLLDNGVEADRKVVVCERLSYPDERIVESTLKEIAQSEFTYMCIMVIY, encoded by the coding sequence ATGACTGGTAAAATTTATATTATTGGAATCGGGCCTGGTGCAAGCGAATATTTGACTAAAAAAGCAATAGACACCGTGAAAACAAGCGACTACACTGTTGGAAGCACTCGTGCAATCGAATTGTTTGATGATGTGCAAAACAAGATTGCGTTTAATGTAAAAGAACTGCTTGATAAACTTGAAGAAGGAGTCCAATTAGCTTGCGACGGCAATACAGTTTCAATATTGTCAACAGGAGATCCCGGTTTTTCTGGCGTTTTAAATACTGTTTTAAGAATTTCGGCTGAAAAGGATTTTCCAAAGGAAAATATTGAAGTAATCCCGGGAATCAGCTCCCTTCAGCTTGCAGCTGCAAAATGCCATATCCAATGGGACAATGCCAATGTGATGACATTTCATGGAAGAGAAAATATAGAAGACATTTTACCTGTGATTAACAATGGAAAAACAACAATTGCACTTCCTTCAAGAAAAGTAAAGGATATGGCACAATTTTTATTGGATAATGGTGTTGAAGCAGACAGGAAAGTTGTAGTCTGCGAAAGACTAAGTTATCCCGATGAAAGAATTGTTGAGTCCACCTTAAAAGAAATTGCTCAAAGTGAATTTACTTATATGTGCATTATGGTCATTTATTAG
- a CDS encoding Ig-like domain-containing protein, giving the protein MNRKINTTCFILLFLFLISAVSATDNENETIMTIEHDEPTQDLCNMNPEQETSNEKTEKLGASSTSVKEKVTINAPNLNMYYKDGSKFTATLKDSNNKAISKAKIDFTINNITYKRETNSKGVASLKINLESGNYTIQTKFTGNSTHYGRLIKSTITVKSTIQCSDFTKYYKNTDKYYSIFYDKKGNLLKSSSVAFKLKNKIYNVTTNNKGIAKIVINQKPGKYSITSINTQTSEILEKTIMIKSLIVTNDLTINDNVPGKFSVKILDSTGNASPNQKISINLNGKSYAKTTNKNGIASLTIDLKAGTYTITTEYDGIKNSNKITVKKVITTAFKHTTLIPNYVNVTVPYVYENYYYSLKTGFDGIIKMPKNELFTVEVGGKTYRFSTARVNGIDSTLLGLRSYLIPLDGSDIENSMDKNNLKKDGIVISAIHDYTEIDYQSKTHENTALFGFYASKGLDQGETFYYMENDKVLAKINIQTVNYDELGLKYSISKFYGRALYDFNYKTYDEITLHNLESIRFANTKIPVEFSYYMNYIVGYPSKEDIITKFMIDGKEEIEKGETISYGLSDKYRNTMGFEVLQSYSIINEKITKRVLENWISKNPSYLNRFGVMNVYGMHLASLETTWLADIFANKYASDFKVKWQRNHTLTIMAGINLEDTYLNILNADMGMDVQGKNKNVQLFRLINSLNLPELEDYSLKSISSRYSDKSDNSLNRMFDSVSKSKFSMVQMGNLLYVFSHDNSSAVILNCTSGVSSVILNRNNSIYKGSSISTTEDCCSISNIPKDVIKEIREAIKFVAPGTYLLTDKLSNIQPFTAIAYKGLTFILTKLSTGASAASLGLLSAMVLIQDAGNKYREGMIDEEYWHATMDKVTFTRPGYLQSKKVYNIPNNKGGCDYIEVKINNDLTLDRDNAILITNGKTKKLTKQETYKYFCEDTWTPFSMPSKYWDESWKVI; this is encoded by the coding sequence ATGAACAGGAAAATAAACACCACATGTTTCATTTTATTATTTCTATTTTTGATTAGTGCAGTATCTGCAACAGATAATGAAAATGAAACAATAATGACTATTGAACATGACGAACCAACTCAGGATTTGTGCAATATGAATCCAGAGCAAGAAACAAGTAATGAGAAAACAGAAAAGTTAGGTGCTTCAAGCACTTCCGTTAAAGAGAAAGTAACAATAAATGCACCTAACCTGAATATGTACTACAAAGACGGAAGTAAATTCACAGCAACATTAAAAGACAGTAACAATAAGGCGATAAGCAAGGCAAAAATAGATTTTACAATAAATAATATCACATACAAAAGAGAAACCAATAGCAAAGGTGTTGCTTCGCTTAAAATAAATTTGGAAAGTGGAAACTACACCATACAAACAAAATTTACGGGAAACAGCACTCACTACGGAAGATTAATTAAAAGCACGATAACGGTGAAAAGCACCATACAATGCAGTGATTTTACAAAATACTATAAAAATACAGATAAATACTATTCTATTTTTTATGACAAAAAAGGAAATTTGCTTAAAAGTTCATCCGTTGCATTTAAGTTAAAAAACAAAATCTACAATGTCACAACAAACAATAAGGGCATTGCAAAAATAGTGATAAACCAAAAACCCGGCAAATATAGCATTACATCAATCAACACACAGACATCTGAAATTCTGGAAAAGACGATTATGATAAAATCGCTGATTGTAACCAACGATTTGACAATCAATGACAATGTCCCCGGAAAATTTAGCGTTAAAATTCTAGACAGCACCGGAAATGCATCACCAAATCAAAAAATATCCATAAATCTCAATGGAAAATCATATGCAAAAACAACAAACAAAAACGGCATTGCATCTTTAACTATAGATTTGAAAGCCGGAACATACACTATAACAACAGAATATGACGGAATTAAAAATTCCAACAAGATTACTGTAAAAAAAGTGATAACAACCGCATTTAAACATACGACATTGATTCCAAATTACGTTAACGTTACTGTCCCCTATGTCTATGAAAACTATTACTATTCGTTGAAAACCGGATTTGACGGAATAATAAAAATGCCAAAAAACGAATTATTTACCGTTGAAGTTGGAGGCAAAACATATAGATTTTCAACAGCAAGAGTCAATGGCATAGATTCAACATTGCTTGGGCTTAGAAGCTATCTGATTCCTTTAGATGGAAGCGATATCGAAAATAGTATGGATAAAAATAATCTGAAAAAAGACGGAATTGTCATTTCAGCAATACACGATTATACTGAAATCGATTATCAGAGCAAAACCCATGAAAATACAGCATTATTCGGATTTTACGCGAGTAAAGGTTTAGACCAGGGCGAAACATTTTATTATATGGAAAACGATAAGGTTCTTGCCAAAATCAACATTCAAACAGTAAATTATGATGAATTAGGTTTAAAATACAGCATTTCAAAATTTTATGGAAGGGCACTATATGATTTCAACTATAAAACCTACGATGAGATAACCCTTCATAACCTCGAATCAATAAGATTTGCGAATACAAAAATTCCTGTGGAATTCAGCTATTATATGAATTATATTGTAGGTTATCCATCAAAAGAGGATATAATAACCAAATTTATGATAGACGGTAAAGAAGAAATTGAAAAAGGAGAAACAATAAGCTACGGATTAAGCGACAAATATAGAAATACAATGGGATTTGAAGTTCTGCAATCATACAGCATTATAAATGAAAAGATTACCAAAAGGGTTTTGGAAAACTGGATTTCAAAAAATCCCAGTTACTTGAATAGGTTTGGAGTGATGAATGTTTATGGAATGCATTTGGCATCCCTTGAAACCACATGGCTTGCTGATATATTTGCTAACAAATATGCCAGTGATTTTAAAGTGAAATGGCAGAGAAACCACACCTTAACCATAATGGCTGGAATAAACCTTGAAGATACATATTTAAATATCTTAAATGCAGATATGGGAATGGATGTCCAGGGAAAGAACAAGAATGTCCAATTATTCAGATTGATCAATTCTTTGAACTTGCCCGAACTTGAGGATTATTCCCTTAAAAGCATTTCAAGCAGGTATTCTGATAAAAGTGACAATTCACTGAACAGGATGTTTGATTCTGTTTCGAAGAGCAAATTCAGCATGGTTCAGATGGGAAACCTATTATATGTTTTTTCACATGACAATTCTTCTGCAGTCATACTGAATTGTACAAGCGGAGTATCCAGCGTGATACTTAACAGAAACAATTCAATCTATAAGGGATCAAGCATCTCTACAACAGAAGACTGCTGCAGCATTTCAAATATACCAAAAGACGTGATAAAAGAAATACGGGAAGCGATAAAATTTGTTGCACCGGGAACATATCTATTGACCGATAAATTAAGCAATATCCAACCATTTACTGCAATCGCCTACAAGGGACTGACATTCATATTAACCAAATTATCTACAGGCGCATCGGCAGCCAGTTTAGGATTATTGTCAGCCATGGTTTTAATACAGGATGCCGGAAACAAATATAGAGAAGGGATGATTGATGAGGAATATTGGCATGCAACAATGGATAAGGTCACATTTACAAGGCCGGGTTATCTTCAATCAAAAAAAGTGTACAACATTCCCAATAATAAAGGAGGATGTGATTATATTGAAGTTAAAATCAACAATGACCTAACTTTAGATAGGGACAATGCAATACTTATTACTAATGGAAAAACAAAAAAACTAACAAAGCAGGAAACCTACAAGTATTTTTGTGAAGATACCTGGACTCCTTTCAGCATGCCAAGCAAATACTGGGATGAAAGTTGGAAAGTGATATAA
- a CDS encoding ArsA family ATPase gives MAFKDYFKFNKDKTTFIFVGGKGGVGKTSISSATALWLAEQGKKTLIVSTDPAHSLADSLEVPIGSYPREIKTNLFAVEIDPDEAMAQKQAQLEAEKAANPNADGGLFGMDFLSDQLDMVSSSPGADEAAAFEMFMAVMNSDEYDVVVFDTAPTGHTLRLLSFPEVMDSWVGKMMMLKAKLGTATNALKKIMPFMDAVDDPQTSEDLKRTKEQIDKAKEVLSDPDRTTFKMVVIPEEMSIYESERALEALGKYDITVDSVIVNQVMPDICDCDFCHSRHKLQQKRLALIDQKFPDQHIAEIPLFKDEVKGQEKLLKLAHILYEGEDNDEVVQEAIQL, from the coding sequence ATGGCATTTAAAGATTATTTCAAATTTAATAAAGATAAAACAACTTTTATTTTTGTAGGTGGGAAAGGAGGTGTTGGTAAAACTTCCATCTCTTCTGCTACTGCATTATGGTTGGCCGAACAGGGTAAAAAAACTTTAATTGTATCAACCGACCCTGCACATTCTTTGGCAGATTCACTTGAAGTGCCTATCGGCAGTTACCCTCGTGAAATCAAAACCAATTTATTTGCAGTTGAAATTGACCCTGATGAAGCGATGGCTCAAAAACAAGCACAATTGGAGGCTGAAAAGGCAGCAAACCCTAATGCTGATGGCGGTCTATTCGGCATGGACTTCCTATCAGACCAATTGGACATGGTATCCTCATCACCTGGTGCAGATGAGGCTGCTGCGTTTGAAATGTTCATGGCTGTAATGAATTCCGATGAATATGACGTTGTTGTATTTGATACCGCACCAACAGGACACACTTTAAGATTATTGTCCTTCCCTGAAGTAATGGATTCCTGGGTTGGTAAAATGATGATGCTTAAGGCAAAATTAGGTACTGCAACAAATGCATTAAAGAAAATCATGCCATTCATGGATGCAGTTGATGATCCTCAAACTTCTGAAGATTTAAAAAGGACTAAAGAACAAATCGATAAGGCAAAAGAAGTTTTATCCGACCCTGATAGAACCACATTTAAGATGGTTGTAATTCCTGAAGAAATGTCTATATATGAGTCAGAAAGAGCATTAGAGGCACTTGGAAAATATGATATAACAGTTGATAGTGTCATCGTAAACCAAGTAATGCCTGATATCTGTGATTGTGACTTCTGTCATTCAAGACATAAATTACAACAAAAACGCTTGGCTTTAATCGATCAAAAATTCCCAGACCAACACATTGCGGAAATTCCTTTGTTTAAAGATGAAGTTAAAGGTCAAGAAAAATTGTTAAAGTTAGCTCATATTTTATATGAAGGCGAAGACAACGATGAAGTTGTCCAAGAAGCTATACAGCTTTAA
- a CDS encoding ATP-grasp domain-containing protein, with amino-acid sequence MKNISFDINRDEDDKLVIQEYIGGKEYVINSVCCRGHNRIISAFYYEKIIIEGRGAIYDYEVAIDETDPHFRELVEYNDKVISALGLEYGAIHGEYKIDENGPVLMEMNSRIPGPFQKYSLIDSVWRHHSTALSLESYIDPEECIKKSNKPLKYLTNYIIKYLIIHEEIDVITPTFEEAFDDLESFEYADSIFKGEHFYPKTIDLLTIGGFVFLTNNDETKLFKDLDTIRRMEKFEIEKIFDIK; translated from the coding sequence ATGAAAAATATATCTTTTGACATAAATCGTGATGAAGATGATAAATTAGTTATACAGGAATATATCGGTGGCAAAGAGTATGTTATAAATTCAGTCTGTTGTAGAGGACACAATAGGATTATAAGTGCATTTTATTATGAAAAAATTATAATTGAGGGCAGAGGAGCCATATATGATTATGAAGTAGCTATCGATGAAACAGACCCTCATTTTAGAGAACTTGTTGAGTATAACGATAAAGTCATTTCCGCATTGGGTTTAGAGTATGGTGCAATACATGGCGAATATAAGATAGATGAAAACGGGCCTGTCTTGATGGAAATGAACAGCAGAATTCCCGGACCTTTCCAAAAATATTCTTTAATAGATAGCGTTTGGAGACATCATTCAACAGCATTATCACTTGAATCCTATATTGACCCGGAGGAATGCATAAAAAAATCCAATAAACCTCTCAAATATTTAACCAATTATATCATCAAATATCTGATTATTCATGAAGAAATCGACGTTATAACACCAACTTTCGAAGAAGCCTTTGATGATTTAGAATCGTTCGAATATGCGGATTCAATATTTAAGGGTGAACATTTTTATCCTAAAACAATTGATTTACTTACCATCGGAGGTTTTGTTTTCCTCACCAATAATGATGAAACCAAATTATTCAAAGATCTCGATACAATAAGAAGAATGGAAAAATTTGAGATTGAAAAAATCTTCGATATTAAATAA